A single window of Rhodamnia argentea isolate NSW1041297 chromosome 5, ASM2092103v1, whole genome shotgun sequence DNA harbors:
- the LOC115737228 gene encoding ATP-dependent Clp protease proteolytic subunit 6, chloroplastic: MSSMYGGSAFLSAGSSCFSSKSQALLAPAPFSASRPASSLSCSAANAAPRAASSSRIVAVSGSMEMGMPAPYGAAASGLSSRSYGVPQQLDTTDLYDSNLSRGAIEAKKGNPPVMPAVMTPGGPLDLSSVLFRNRIIFVGQPVNSQVAQQVISQLVTLATIDEDADILMYLNCPGGSTYSVLAIYDCMSWIKPKVGTVCFGVAASQGALLLAGGEKGMRYSMPNARIMIHQPQSGCGGHVEDVRRQVNEAVQSRHKIDKMYAAFTGQPLEKVQQYTERDRFLSVSEAMEFGLIDGVLETEY; the protein is encoded by the exons ATGTCTTCCATGTATGGAGGATCAGCCTTCCTATCAGCAGGCTCAAGCTGTTTCTCTTCCAAATCGCAAGCCCTCCTAGCTCCAGCACCCTTCTCCGCCTCGAGGCCCGCATCCTCTCTTTCCTGCTCCGCCGCGAATGCCGCTCCTCGCGCTGCTTCGAGTTCGAG GATCGTTGCGGTGTCGGGGAGCATGGAGATGGGGATGCCGGCGCCTTACGGCGCCGCGGCCTCAG GATTGTCCAGTAGAAGTTATGGAGTGCCTCAACAGTTGGACACGACAGATTTATATGATTCCAATTTGAG TCGTGGTGCAATAGAAGCCAAAAAGGGTAACCCTCCTGTAATGCCTGCAGTAATGACTCCTGGAGGACCACTGGACCTCTCATCTGTGTTATTTAGAAACCGCATAATTTTCGTTGGGCAGCCAGTCAACTCACAGGTGGCTCAGCAGGTTATATCACAGCTTGTGACTCTTGCGACCATTGACGAGGATGCAGATATACTG ATGTATCTGAATTGCCCCGGTGGAAGCACATACTCAGTGTTGGCAATTTATGATTGCATGTCTTGG ATAAAGCCAAAGGTTGGTACAGTTTGTTTTGGAGTGGCAGCAAGCCAAGGAGCACTTCTTCTTGCTGGTGGAGAGAAGGGAATGCGTTATTCGATGCCAAATGCACGGATCATGATACATCAGCCTCAAAGTGGATGTggg GGCCATGTTGAGGATGTTAGGCGCCAAGTGAATGAAGCAGTTCAATCTCGCCAT aaaattgacaaaatgtatGCTGCTTTTACTGGTCAACCCCTTGAGAAAGTGCAGCAGTACACGGAGAGGGATCGTTTCTTATCTGTTTCTGAG GCCATGGAATTTGGACTCATTGATGGAGTTCTGGAGACGGAATACTAG